The sequence below is a genomic window from Streptomyces sp. NBC_00582.
CAGCTTCCGGGACGTCGTCGTCCTGAAGATCGTCAAGCGCTTCCTCGACACCGGGGTGTCGCTGCAGAACATCCGGACCGCCGTCCAGCATCTGCGGGAGCGCGGCTTCCGTGATCTGGAGCGGATGACGCTGATGAGCGACGGCGCGACGGTCTACGAGTGCGGCTCGCCCGACGAGGTGCACGCGCTGCTCCAGGGCGGTCAGGGCATCTTCGGGATCGCCGTCGGCGTGGTCTGGCGGGACGTGGAGAGCGCGCTGTCGCAGCTCCACGGCGAGCGGGTCGACACCGGCGAGACGCTGGTCGGGCCCAACCCGGCGGACGAGCTGGCGCGCAGGCGCAACCGCGCGGTCTGACACCCCGCTCCCGCCGGACGGGGGCATTGTCAGTGGTGTGGTGCAGCATCGGAGATGTGAGAAACGCGCCCACGATCCTGCATCTCGACATGGATGCCTTCTACGCCCAGGCGGAGCAGGCGTCCAAGCCGAGTCTGCGGGGAAAAGCCGTGATCGTGGGCGGTCTGGGTCCGCGTGGGGTGGTGGCCACCGCCTCCTACGAGGCGCGGGCCTTCGGGGTGCACTCGGCGATGCCCATGGCCCAGGCGCGCCGACTGGCCCCGAACGCCGCCTATCTCGTGCCGCGCTTCACGTTCTACCGGCAGATCAGCGACCAGGTGATGGGCCTGCTGCGGGCTCTGTCGCCGCTGGTGGAGCCGCTGAGCCTGGACGAGGCCTTCGTGGATCTGGAGGCCGGGGGAGCGGCCTGGGACCGGGAGTCGGCGCAGCTCGCGGGGGTCAGGCTGCGGGCGGACATCCGGGCCGTCACGGGCCTCACCGGTTCGGTGGGACTGGCCGCCTCGAAGATGCTGGCGAAGATCGCCTCCGAGCAGGCCAAGCCCGACGGCCTGGTGCTGATCGAACCCGGGACGGAGCGGGCGCTGCTCGGGCCCCTGTCGGTGCGGACGCTGCCCGGGGTCGGTCCGGCGACGGGGGACCATCTGCGCCGGGCCGGGATCACCACGGTCGACGAGCTCGCCGAGGCGGGCGAGGACGAGCTCGTCCGCCTGGTGGGCAAGGCGCACGGGCACGGGCTCTACGCGATGGCGCTGGCCCGCGACGACCGGCCCGTGGTCGCCGAGCGGGAGGCCAAGTCGGTGTCGGTCGAGGACACGTACGACGTGGACATCCATGACCGGATGCGGGTGGAGCTGGAGGTGAGGCGGCTGGCGGAGCGCTGTGTCCGCAGACTGCGGGGCTCGGGTCTGTCCGGGCGGACGATCGTGCTGAAGGTGCGGCGGTACGACTTCTCCACACTCACGCGGTCGGAGACCCTGCGCGGGCCCACGGACGATCCGGCGGTCGTGCGGGAGGCCGCCGGGCGGCTGCTGGACTCCGTCGACACCACGGGAGGGGTGCGGCTGCTCGGCGTCGGCGTGAGCGGTCTGGCG
It includes:
- a CDS encoding MerR family transcriptional regulator; translated protein: MRSSGDGTAGGAPGLGVGGSGPYPPPSSRLRPGRGYPHQGGAADHAVPQRPAAVPSSGGAASMASEQIGYRGPTACAAAGITYRQLDYWARTGLVEPSVRPAYGSGTQRLYSFRDVVVLKIVKRFLDTGVSLQNIRTAVQHLRERGFRDLERMTLMSDGATVYECGSPDEVHALLQGGQGIFGIAVGVVWRDVESALSQLHGERVDTGETLVGPNPADELARRRNRAV
- a CDS encoding DNA polymerase IV gives rise to the protein MRNAPTILHLDMDAFYAQAEQASKPSLRGKAVIVGGLGPRGVVATASYEARAFGVHSAMPMAQARRLAPNAAYLVPRFTFYRQISDQVMGLLRALSPLVEPLSLDEAFVDLEAGGAAWDRESAQLAGVRLRADIRAVTGLTGSVGLAASKMLAKIASEQAKPDGLVLIEPGTERALLGPLSVRTLPGVGPATGDHLRRAGITTVDELAEAGEDELVRLVGKAHGHGLYAMALARDDRPVVAEREAKSVSVEDTYDVDIHDRMRVELEVRRLAERCVRRLRGSGLSGRTIVLKVRRYDFSTLTRSETLRGPTDDPAVVREAAGRLLDSVDTTGGVRLLGVGVSGLADFTQEDLFAQAAGEARGEGAEEELAEEPARQEPVPAEHRWRPGHDVVHAELGHGWVQGSGLGRVTVRFETPDSEPGRVRTFRVEDPDLASAEPLPLVRRRPGEDGEDSDDEQDIRDVQAPGSAFPDRAGGYGNNRMAGGDR